The Caproicibacterium amylolyticum genome includes the window AGCAGCTGTACTGCAGTGCATGCCGCAGCCGCCGGGCTCCCCGCTGCAGATGTTTGCTGACTGTTGGCGGTGCAACGCCCAGCTCCGCTGCAATTTCCTTTACCTGTTCGCCGGCAAGGCGCTTTTCCATGCACTCTCGCTGCCGCTGTGTCAGTTCACGCTGCATTGCCAGACGCAATGCCCGCCGCATAGCCGCATAACGGTAATCCGGCTGGTCCGGACCGGGACCGTTCAGCTCCTGCGGCAACAGGTCATAACTTAATATCCGATGTTTCATTGACAGCACCCCCTCAGGTAAGTGCCGGTTGCACGGCACTCCAAGTACATTTGGTACAGCATAGTTGCCCGTGCGGAAAGGCTGCGGCTTTCTTCCACGCCAAGTCCTTTTTGCTTCAGCTGTTTTTGCACTGGAACAAGATGCGCCTTTAGCGCCTCGGCCTCTCTCAAATACTCTTCTCCCCATTTCTGAAAATCCATAATTTTACCACTCACTTTCTGTTGTGCAGCGGAATCCCTCTAATTTCCATAATACAAAACGTGTGTTCTTTATTCAAGACTATTTACGAATATTTGTTCTTCAAATTTGAGCAGTGTCCCAAAAATGGGACACTGCTCGCTTGTGTTCACACTTTTTGCATGGTAAAATGGATTTGTATTGTTAAGGAGTGAACAAATTTGCAAAAAACAAAATTAAAACATAAAGCAGAGCACTGGCAAAAACGGCTGCTCACTTTTTTGAAATGGGTCCTGCTCAGCATTGGTATTGGAGTACTGATTGGCGGCGGAGTCGGCACCCTGTTTTACTACCTTCTGCAGTGGACAACACAAACACGCACAAACAGCCCCTGGCTTCTGTTCCTGCTTCCGGCGGGCGGTCTGTTCATTGTCTGGCTGTACCGCGCATGCGGCGTAAAACAGAGCCGCGGTACCGACTTGGTTTTGTTGGCTGTGCGCTCTCCTCAGCCGCTGCCCGCACGCATGGCACCGCTGATTTTCATTGCGACTGCTGTTACCCATCTATTTGGCGGCTCTGCCGGACGCGAAGGTGCTGCACTGCAAATTGGCGGCAGTCTTGGTTACGGTGCGGGCCGCCTTTTTAAGTTAGACGAAAAAGCCCTGCACGTTGTGACCATGTGCGGCATGGGCGCTGTTTTTTCCGCACTTTTTGGAACACCGGTTGCCGCAGCTGTTTTTGCTATGGAGGTTGTCAGCGTAGGGCAGATGTATTACTCCGCACTGGTTCCGGTCACAATTTCCAGCCTGCTGGCTTCCGGCATCGCCAGCCGCCTTGGCGCGGTGCCAACTCACTACATACTCGCTGAAGTCGGCAGCGGCCTGCATTTACTGCCAGCACTGCAGATTGCCCTGCTGGCCGCGCTTTGCGCTGCAGTCGCCATTTTGTTTTGCCAAACCCTGCACATCGCCGGTCGGCTGTACCGTCAATTTCTGCCGAACCCCTATTTACGGGTACTGATGGGCAGTGCGCTGGTTATCGTTCTCATGCTCTTAACCGGCACTTCTGATTACGAAGGCGCCGGCACAAATGTAATTGCACGCGCAATCGGCGGTCACGCCCGCCCGGAAGCATTTGTTTTGAAAATTCTGCTGACTGCCCTTACCCTTGGCGCGGGTTTTAAGGGCGGCGAAATTGTTCCTAGCTTTTTCATCGGCGCGACTTTCGGCTGTTGGATGGGCGGCCTGCTTGGGCTTGACCCCGGGCTGGGTGCTGCGGTTGGAATGCTGTGCGTTTTCTGCGGCGTTGTCAACTGCCCGCTGACGGCACTGCTGCTCGGCTGTTCTCTGTTTGGTTACAGCGGGGCACCGTACTTTTTCCTTGCCTGTGCCATTTCCTACGCGCTTTCCGGCTACACCGGGCTTTACGCCGAACAAACCATTCTTTACAGCAAATTTCGCCCGCAGTTCATCAATAAAAGAACAGAATGAATCTAAAAAAGCCGGAAGCGTTTTCCACACCACTCCCGGCTTTTGTTGAATATTTTTTAAATTTTCTTTCGCGGCTGCGGATGCTCCGGCAGCTGCAGCTGTTTCACCAAAACAGCAAGGTCACACCATTTGTTTCGTTTGTACCCAATGTGCGGATACAGACACAAGTCCTCGTAACCGCATGCGTGATGAAAACCAATGCTTTCCGGATTTGGCACGGCAATCTGCGCGTAAAGCTGCGCCACACCCATTTCCTTCAGCAGCTTTTCCAGTTGTGCATACAGTGCATGGCCAGCGCCATGTCCGCGGTAGTTCCAGTCCAGATAAACACTGACCTCTGCAGACCACTGAAAAGCCGCACGCGCCTGCATCTGATGTGCGTAAGCGTACCCCAGCACTTTTCCGTTTTCCTCGTAAACCAGCCACGGAAAATCTTTTTGTGTCTCCACAACTCGGTGTGCCATTTCCTGAGCACTCGGTGCTTCTTCCTCAAAAGTAATGACTGTTTGGCATACATAGGGTTCGTAGATTTCTGCCAGACGCGCACCATCGGATGTTTTTGCCGCGCGGATTTCAAACGTCTTCTCCATTTTTATCCCCTTTTCCCCAAATTTTCTCGCTCATTATAGAAGATTGCGTAATAAAATTCAACTGCACCGCACTAAAGTGTTGCTGAACAAGAAAAGGAGCAGCTGCAAAACCTGCAGCTGCTCCTGAATTATACAGTTCCTACTCGCTCATGCAGAGCGATATGCGTTAGACGCATGGCGCTGATTCAAATATATCGCGCGGGCCTCGATTGCCCGAACCTGTACTGTAATTATAGTATACACATAATCTTCTAAAATGTCAACAGTATTTTCAAATTTTTTGGTTAATTAAATAAATTTTTTTCCTAAAAATTCTTTATAAGGAATTGCAACCGCCAATTTTCTACAAAAAACCGCTTTATTTGCCCAACAGTGCTTTGCCGCCTTCGGCAAGTTTGTCAATCAGCCGGATGCTTTCCGCCTCATCTTTGCCCTTGGCAGAAAGGTATACTTTAATTTTCGGTTCGGTACCGGAAGGACGCACAATGACCTTGCTGCCGTTTTCCAAACGATACTCAAGAACATTTGACTTCGGCAGGTCAATGGTGCTCTCTTTCCCTGCGTCACTGCGAACACTGCGCTCGTAGTCGCTCCAACCCGAAACATGGAAGCCGGCAACTTCAGCAGGCGCATTTTTGCGCAGGCCGTCCATAATCTGCTGCATCTGCAGCATACCGTCCTCGCCCTCAAAGCCAAAGTTCAGCAGGCCATTGCGGTAGTAACCGTACTTTTTGTACAGCTCCTCAATCGCGTCCGCAAGGGACAGTCCCTTCTCTTTATACCAGCTTGCCATCTCGCAAATCAGCATGGTGGCATCCACCGCGTCCTTATCGCGCACATAGCCGCCGGAAAGGTAACCGTAGCTTTCCTCAAAACCGAGCAGGAAGCGGTCCTCCTCTCCCTTTTCCTCCAACAGCGCAATCTGGTCGCCAATATACTTAAAGCCAGTCAGCACGCGGTGCATTTCGATACCGTAGGTCTCTGCCACAGCATCCGCCATATCCGTGCTGACAATGGTCGTAACGCCCACCGGCACTTTCGGCAGACGGCCCTGCTCCTTTTTGGCACTGGCAATAAAGTTCAGCAGCAGCACACCCACTTCGTTGCCGGACATTAAGCGGAACGTATCGCCGTTTTTCACAGCAATGCCGCAGCGGTCACAGTCCGGGTCGGTGGCAATCAGCAGGTCATCCCCAGTTTTTTCGCACAGTTCCAGACCTTTTTGCAAAGCTTCCTTAATTTCCGGGTTCGGGAACGGGCAGGTTGGGAAGTTGCCGTCCGGCCACTCCTGCTCCGGCACAACGTCCACTTTCTGCACACCCAAACGCTCCATGATGCGGGTGCAGCAGACACGGCCGGTGCCGTTGAGCGGAGAATAAACAACTTTCAGGTTGTCACAAGGTTTCTGCAGGATGCGTTCTGCAAATACGGCATCCAAAAATGCGTCCTGCACAGCGTCCGGAATGGTTACAATCAGCCCCTGCTTTACGCCTTCCTCGTAATCTATGCGGCGGATGTCGCTGAACAAATCCGTGTGGTCGATTTCGCTCTGCACATCGGTCGCCATCTGTGCGGTAATCTGGCATCCATCATTGCCGTAAACCTTGTAGCCATTGTACTTGGCTGGGTTATGGCTTGCAGTCACGTTAATACCTGCGTCGCAGTGCAGATACCGCACCGCAAAGGACAGCGTCGGTGTTGGAGAAAGCCACGGATAAATATGTGCGATAATGCCGTTTGCAGCCAGTACAGCAGCGCTTTCCTTTGCAAACACATCCGACTTAATGCGGCTGTCATAGGCAATCGCAACGCTGGGGCGGTTCCCCGCTGCATGTTTGTTTAAGTAGTTGGCAAGGCCCTGCGTTGCCTGCCCAACAGTGTAAATATTCATGCGGTTTGTGCCAGCACCGATTACGCCGCGCAGTCCCGCTGTGCCAAAGGACAAACTGCGGTAGAAACGGTCATTGATTTCTTCCGGCTTATCCTGAATATGCTTCAGTTCCTCTGATAAGTCCGCGTCATTCAGAACTTGAGAACGCCATCTTTCGTATTCCGTCATGTTTCCTGTCCTCCCAAATGTTTGAATTTCTTACCTCATAATTAAGCAGCACTATTTCCTTTACCGCGGCAAACATCCGCGGCTGTCTTTAGCGTATCATTACAACTTAAAAAAGTCAATCACTGTCAACGCAAACGCACAATATTTGTAACCACACCTGCCGGTGTAATATCAACAAAACCGTAAGTTCCCTCCCCGCCGTGCAGCGAACCTGGATTCATAATATACAGTCCATCCACATAGTCTGTCAATGCTTCATGCGTATGTCCAAACAGCAAAATATCTGCACCGCGTTCCTGTGCTGCGCGAATCACCTCATCGACACCGGCTTTTACATTTTCCGCATAGCCGTGTGTTAAAAACAGCTTTTTCCCGGCAAGTTCAACCATCATGTGTGCGTGGAGCCCACTTCCCCAATCGCAGTTTCCGCGCACCATGTAAAATTGTTTTTCCGGAAAAGAGCGCTTGGCCTCCAGTGCCTCCTGCTCACCATCACCCAAATGAACAACTACTTCCGCTTTGGGCTGCGCCAGAATCGCTTTTTGCAGCGCCCAACGGTCGCGGTGCGTGTCAGACACAACTAATACTCGCATTTTGAGAACCTCCATATGAATTTACTCATATCGTAAGAACAGCACGCATACTTTTTACTGAAGGAGTGGGTAAACTTGCAAAATCGGAAATCAAATGGTTTTGGAAATGTACCAATGCCTCAAAATCCGCAGAATGTCACACCCGAGCAGGTTCAGCAGCTGCTGAACAGCCTGCCGCAGGCTGACAAAGCGCGGATTGAATCCGTCCTGCAAAACAAGGAAGCAACTCAGAAGCTGCTTTCCACGCCGCAGGCACAGGCCCTGATGAAAAAATTCGGCGGAGGAAAATAACCTATGGATGACCTTGCCCAAAAGCTTTCTGCAATGCTGAATGACCCGAGCACCATGGCACAGGTACAGTCCATCATGGGTGCACTGGGCAGCGGGAACTCTGTCGGGCAGACAGCACCCGCACCACCACCGACACAGCCTGTCGTCCAACAACAGCCTGTACCCGCGGCAGCCCCTGCTGCGGCAAATCCCTTAGGTGCACTGGCGGGTCTGACCAGTTCCGGGCTGAATGCAGAAACACTTGGGCTGGTCACACGGCTTGCGCCAATGCTTTCCTCCATCCAACAGGAGGATGACAGCACCCGTCTGCTGCACGCGCTGCGCCCGCTTTTGGGTGCCACACGGCAAAAAAAACTGGATGAGGCAATTCGGCTGCTGCAGATGATGCGCATGCTGCCGCTTCTTCGGCAGTCGGGAATTCTGGGGCAGCTGCTCTAAAAAAACAAGAAGGAAGGAGGCGGCAGCAGTGGCAGGTTCGGAATCGAATGATGTACAGCAGATGCGGCAGGACGCAATCCGCCGCTCACAGGAAATGTACCGCCGTGCGCAGGCGCCGCCCGGCTACACCGGCAGTGCCTTTTCAGAACCGCAGCCGTCTGCACCGCCCCCGCCGCCTCAGCAGGAGTCAGCAGAACCAGAATCGGAACCGCCGGAATCTAACAGTGCCGCGCCGACCGCAGATCAGAATCCGCCAAGCTTTTTTCAGGCGCTGTTTTCAGACAGTGAACGCAACTTGGTGCTGGGCATTCTGCTTCTGCTCATGGAAGAAAAGGATTCTGACCCGGCGCTGATTTTTGCGATGCTTTATTTACTGCTGTAAGGGCAGACCTAGAGAGAACCTCCCTTACAGGCTCCCAAACCTGCGAGCGCTTCTTAGGATAAGGCCGTGGGTGCTGTCCACGCCTGCCGCCCTTGAAAGGACGGGCGGAACTTTTACTGTACGGGCACTTTTAACGCACTTGCCCGTTCCCCATCACTAAAAATTTACTGCTGGTCAGCTGGTTCACACCCATTGGGCCGCGAGCGTGCAGTTTTTGGGTGCTGATACCGATTTCTGCACCCAAACCAAACTCGCCGCCGTCCGTAAAGCGCGTGGATGCATTCACATACACTGCCGCGCTGTCCACTTCCTGCTGGAAGCGGCGTGCATTCGTGTAGCTGCTGGTTACAATGCATTCGCTGTGGCCGGTGCTGTACTTCGCAATGTGCTGCAGTGCATCGTCCATGCTGTCCACTACTTTTACCGCCAAAATGTAATCGTCGTACTCGGTTGCCCAGTCCTCTTCTGTCGCAGGCTTCACCTGTTCACCCAATATTTCCCGGGTGATAGGGCAGCCGCGCAGCTCCACATTCTTTTCCGCCAGCCTTGCCCCGATAACGGGCAGGGCTTTTTTTGCAATATTTTTATGGATCAAAATGGTTTCAATTGCATTGCAGACACTTGGGCGGCTGGTTTTGGCGTTATAAATAATGTTTGCCGCCATTTCAATATCCGCGCTGTCGTCCACATAGACATGGCAGTTTCCCGCGCCGGTCTGGATCACCGGCACGCGCGCGTTTTTCACCACACTTTGAATCAAACCATGGCCACCGCGGGGAATCAGCACATCCAAATAGCCGGTCATTTCCATCATACCGGTTGCGGAAGCGCGGCTGGTGTCCTCTACCAGCTGAATACTGTCACGAGGCAGCCCTGCTGACTCCACCGCTGTGCGCATCAGTTCCACACAGGCATGATTGCTGTGAATTGCTTCTTTGCCACCGCGCAGGATGACCGCATTTCCCGCTTTCAGGCAAAGTGCCGCCGCATCCGCCGCCACGTTTGGGCGAGCCTCAAAAATAATGCCAATGACACCCAGAGGCACACGAACCCGGCGAATCTCCAGTCCGTTTGGACGCACGCCGCCCTCAATAACCTGACCGATGGGGTCCTCCTGTGCGGCTACTTCGCGGGCGCCCTGTGCCATACCGGCAATACGGTCGTGGTTCAGTGCAAGCCTGTCCAACAGCGCCGGACGCATGTCATTCTGCTTTGCATCCGCCAAATCGACTGCATTTGCAGCCAGAAGCGTTTTTTCATTTTGCTCCAGTATCTCCGCAATTGTCCGCAGAGCCTTGTCCTTTTTGGCACCAGCCTGCGCCAGCACCGCTGCCGCCTGCTTCGCGGCCTGTCCCATTTCTGTAAGAGTCATATCTACCGAATCCCCCTCCGCTGCCTCATGTTTCATTGCCAGTATAACACCTGTTTTTTAAAAAAGATAATGAATTTCGTAACTTCAGTCAGTTCTCCGCGCCCAGCGGCAAGAACGTAGTGCCCAGCACCACGCCGTCAAACAAATCATAAAGGTCACGCGGATTTGCTCCCGACATCACCACACAGGGGATTCCTGCGTCATTGGCAATGCAGGCCGCGGTAACTTTCGTTGCCATGCCGCCGGTACCGCGGTCACTGCCGGCACCGCCTGCCAGCGCACGAATTTCGTCCGTAATTCCGTATACATACGGAATCCGCTGTGCCTTGGGGTCTTTGCGCGGGTCGCTGCTGTACAAGCCGTCAATATCCGTCAGAATCACCAGAAGGTCGGCCTCCGTCAGCGTTGCGACCGTTGCGGAAAGCGTATCGTTATCGCCGAAATTTTTTCCTGCCAGCTCATCTGTTGCAACGGAATCGTTTTCGTTGACAACTGGGATAATTCCCCGCTGCAGCAGCGTTTGAAAGGTGTTTTCCACATTGCGTTTCGTGACCGTATCCTGCACAACGTCCTTGGTCAGCAGCACCTGCGCAACTGTGTGATTGTATTCACCGAAAAATTTGTCATACATAAACATCAGTTCGCACTGGCCCACCGCAGCAATCGCCTGCCGCTGCTCTATTTCCTCCGGATGTTTGTGCAGACCGAGTTTTCCCATGCCGACTCCCACCGCGCCGCTGGTCACCAGAACCACCTCGCGGCCCTCGTTCTGCAGGCCGCACAGTACTTTGCAGAGTTCCTCCACCCGGCGCAGATTCAGCCGCCCGGTTTCATAGGTAAGCGTGCTGGTACCAACCTTAACGACCACACGCTTTGCCTGTGTAATATGTGACATTTTCATTTCCTCCGTCCCGCGGCAGCATCCGCCCTGCCGTTCCTCAGTTTTATAAGCATTATACCATAAATCACAGCACAGAAAAAGACGAAGGTTTCTACTTCCGGGGGTTCTCTTTTGGCTGGCCGCCCTATTTGTTTCGGTCCGGCCATTTACTGATGATATGTACAACTGCATCATCTGCAACCGAAGCAACAAACGCCATAAGGATATCCAAATGTTTCAACCATTTCCCCTATGGGGTATCTGAAGGACAGCATTAATATGATACCGCATATTAATATATTGCTTGTTTAATTTACTTTTTACTTCAAAATCAAATATTTTTATTAAATGTGCAAATACTACCTCTGCAAAGGAGGAGTTTTCCTATGTTTGATAAAATCGCATTGCTTCTTTCAATTATCGGCGGCATAAACTGGGGTTTGGTTGGACTTTTCCAATTTGACCTGGTTGCGTGGATTTGCGGCGGTGCCCAAACATGGCCTGCCCGTGTCATTTACGTAATTATCGCCATTGCGGCACTGTGGTGCATTTCCATTCTCTTTAAGCACATTTCCATTGACCCCGATGGTCACATCGACTGAAGTTCGGCATCAAGGCCGCAAATGGGCTGCTGTGTCAACAACAGACACAGGCAGCCCATTTTTCATGTTTGTGGCTGATTAACCGCAGCCATTTCCTCTGGTGTCAGCCGCTCCTGCTCGATTTGTGCCGCTTTGCGGGAAAGATTCAGCCTCCCGCGGTTGTCTATTTCCAGCACTTTCACAGTGACAGCATCGCCCACCTGCACAGCATCCGAAACTTTTTCAACATGTTTTACGTCAAGCTGCGAAATGTGCACCAGTCCTTCTTTTCCCGGAACAATTTCAACGAATGCGCCAAAATCCATCAATCTCGTCACTTTTCCGTGATAAAAGGCGCCGGGTTTCGGACCCTCGGCAATCGTTTTTACAATTTCCAGTGCACGTTCAACGCCTTCCGCGTCCATACCGGAAATATAAACATGGCCGTCCTCTGCCACATCCATTTTAACACCGCATTCATCGCAAATCTGATGAATGACCTTGCCGCCAGAACCAATCACTTCACGAATCTTTTCCACCGGCACCCGCGCAACCTGCAGTTTTGGCGCCCATGGCGACAGGACTTTGCGCGGTGCGGGAATTGCTTTGAGCAAAACATCGTCAATAATACTATTGCGTGCCTTGTGCGTTTTATACAGCGCCTCTTTTACCATTGCGGGCGTCAGGCCTTCCATTTTCAAATCCATTTGGATTGCCGTTATGCCCTCTTTGGTGCCGGCTACTTTAAAATCCATATCCCCAAAGAAATCCTCCAACCCCTGAATGTCCACCATGGTCATCCAGCGGTCACCCTCGGTAATCAGTCCGCAGGAAATGCCCGCAACCGGTGCCGCAATCGGCACTCCCGCCGCCATCAGTGCCAGTGTGCTGCCGCAGATGCTCGCCTGTGAGGTGGAACCGTTGGAGGACAGCACTTCACTGACCAAGCGCATGGCATACGGGAAATCGTCCACACTGGGGATAACCGGCAGCAGCGCGCGTTCTGCCAAAGCACCGTGGCCGATTTCGCGGCGGTTCGGCCCACGGCTCGGTTTCGTATCCCCCACGCTGTAGCTTGGAAAGTTGTACTGGTGCATGTACCGTTTTTCGGTCTGTCCGCCCAAATCGTCCAACTGCTGCGCTTCACTGACCGGGCCGAGTGTCACGGTGGTGAGGACCTGCGTCTGTCCGCGGGTAAACATACCGGAACCATGCACGCGCGGCAGCACATCTACCTCTGCCGCCAACGGCCTCATTTCATCCATGCCGCGGCCGTCCACACGTTTTTTGTCATCCAGCAGCCAGCGGCGTACAATGTATTTTTGCGTTTTGTAAAGGCACTCATCCAGCTGCTTTTGGCTGTCGGGATACACTTTTGCAAAATGTTCAAACACATCCGTATATATCTCCTGCAGGCGCGCATCCCGCACATTTTTGTCGTTGGTATCCAGTGCGTCCCGCACCGCGTCGATCGCGTAATCCATAATATCCCGCTGCATTTCGTCACTGGCGTGCTCCGCTGTATACGTAAATTTCGGCTTGCCGATTTCCTCCTGAATCTGCCGGATAAAGGCGAGCATCTCCAGATTCGCCCTGTGACCAATAAGAATACCCTCGTACATTTCCTCATCGGAAACAATCTGTGCACCCGCTTCTATCATTACCATGCGTTCGCCCGCGGACGCGACTGTGACCGCCATGCGGCTTTGCGGACACTGCCCCTCCGTAGGATTCACCACATATTCCCCGTCAAGCAAGCCCACATGAACCGCAGCAACCGGCCCACCCCACGGAATATTGGAAATGGAAAGCGCTGTGCTGGCACCCAGCAGCGCCGCTATGACCGGCGAGCAGTCCGCGTCCAGGCTCATGACTGTACAGACAACGCTGACATCATTGCGCATATCTTTCGGGAACAGCGGCCGAATAGAGCGGTCAATCAGCCGCCCGGCAAGAATCGCTTCTTCCGGCGGTTTGCCTTCGCGCTTTAAATACGAACCGGGAATGCGCCCTGCTGCATACAGTTTTTCGTCATAATCAACGGACAGTGGAAAGAAATCCACACCCTCCCGCGGCTGCACACTCGCCGTGGCTGTGCACAGCACGACCGTTTCGCCGTACCTGACTAAGCACGCACCGTTTGCCAGCTGTGCCATTTTTCCGGTTTCTACACGCAGACTGCGTCCTGCAAGCGTAGTTTCAAAGGTTCTGCTGTGCTCAAACATGGTGGTTCCTCCTTTGCGCATTCCCCTGCGCTCTGCAAAAAATTCATTTATTTTGCATAAAGTATAGCACACATGTTTAAAGATTTATAGTATATATTCAATTATTTTTTAGAATATAAAAAATTCCCACCAAAAGCACGTTTGTGCCTCCGGCAGGAAATTCTCTTTGTAAAAATTACTTACGGATGTTGAGCTTTGCAATGATGGAACGATAGCGCTCAATGTCCACCTTTGTCAGATAGTTCAGCAGGCTGCGGCGGGTGCCAATCATCTTGAACAGACCGCGGCGGCTGTGATGATCCTTCTGATGGGTGCGCAGATGATCAGTCAGGTCATTAATGCGCTTTGTCAGAACAGCAATCTGCACTTCCGGGGAGCCTGTGTCTCCCTCATGGGTAGCATACTGCTTCATGATTTCAGTTTTCTCAGCTTTTGTCATGGATAAAACCACCTTTTTAAAAATTACCGCAAACGCAGAGGAGGGTCATTGTGGAGTCCCGCAAACGGGCAGTCGCCGGCCTCCGCGAAGTGGGCATATTGTTTAGTATAACACAAGACATAAAATTATGCAAACAGTTCCTTGGCATTGCGGCGCAAAAAGTCCTTTGCCCGCTCGCCGTCCGTTTGAATCTGCTTTCCAAGCGCCTCCACGCTGGGAAATTTCTGCTCCGGGCGCAGAAAATGGAGCAAATCGGTACGCACCGTTTCGCCGTAAAATTCCGGACCGCTGTAATCCGGCAGCCACGTTTCCGCAGTCACATGGTGGCCGTCCACCGTTGGGCGCAGGCCAACATTTGTAACACCGCAGTAGGCGCTGCCAAGCAGGTAAACACGGCTGGCGTAAACACCGAAGCGCGGCAAGACAAATGTTTTCGGAATTTCCTGATTCAGCGTTGGGGTACCCAACTGGCGGCCAAGCTGCTGGCCGTGCCGCACCTCTGCAAGGTAGCCGTAAGGCCGACCCAAAAGCTCAGCCGCACCGCCCATATGTCCCTGCGCCACCAGCGCCCGAATACGGGTACTGCTGACCGGTTCGCCGTCCGCAAGCACTGCCGGCGCGACCGCTGTGCGCAGCCCCTGTGCAGCACACAGTTGCTGCAGTTCCTTGCTGCCTGCTCGGCCGCCCGCGCCAAAAGTGAAATTAAACCCACAGCAAACTTTTTTCGCGTGCAGGACGTTCATCAGTACATCTTTGACAAACTGCTCTGCTGTAAAATTCATGATGGTGGAAAAGCGAAGCAGATACAGCTGCCTAACACCGAATTCTTCCAGTACCTGCACCTTCTGCTCCCGCGTCATCAGCTCTCCGCCGGTACTTCCGCCAAGGTCACAAAGCGGATTGTCGGCGAAAGTCAGCACGGTTGGAGTCAGCCCCGGCTCCCCAAGCGTTTGGGAAATCACCGCGCGGTGCCCCAAGTGCAGACCATCAAAGGAACCAAGCGCTACTGCGGTTTCACCCTCACAAGGTGTCAGTTCTTCGTAGATTTTCATA containing:
- a CDS encoding polyribonucleotide nucleotidyltransferase; amino-acid sequence: MFEHSRTFETTLAGRSLRVETGKMAQLANGACLVRYGETVVLCTATASVQPREGVDFFPLSVDYDEKLYAAGRIPGSYLKREGKPPEEAILAGRLIDRSIRPLFPKDMRNDVSVVCTVMSLDADCSPVIAALLGASTALSISNIPWGGPVAAVHVGLLDGEYVVNPTEGQCPQSRMAVTVASAGERMVMIEAGAQIVSDEEMYEGILIGHRANLEMLAFIRQIQEEIGKPKFTYTAEHASDEMQRDIMDYAIDAVRDALDTNDKNVRDARLQEIYTDVFEHFAKVYPDSQKQLDECLYKTQKYIVRRWLLDDKKRVDGRGMDEMRPLAAEVDVLPRVHGSGMFTRGQTQVLTTVTLGPVSEAQQLDDLGGQTEKRYMHQYNFPSYSVGDTKPSRGPNRREIGHGALAERALLPVIPSVDDFPYAMRLVSEVLSSNGSTSQASICGSTLALMAAGVPIAAPVAGISCGLITEGDRWMTMVDIQGLEDFFGDMDFKVAGTKEGITAIQMDLKMEGLTPAMVKEALYKTHKARNSIIDDVLLKAIPAPRKVLSPWAPKLQVARVPVEKIREVIGSGGKVIHQICDECGVKMDVAEDGHVYISGMDAEGVERALEIVKTIAEGPKPGAFYHGKVTRLMDFGAFVEIVPGKEGLVHISQLDVKHVEKVSDAVQVGDAVTVKVLEIDNRGRLNLSRKAAQIEQERLTPEEMAAVNQPQT
- the rpsO gene encoding 30S ribosomal protein S15, with the protein product MTKAEKTEIMKQYATHEGDTGSPEVQIAVLTKRINDLTDHLRTHQKDHHSRRGLFKMIGTRRSLLNYLTKVDIERYRSIIAKLNIRK
- the ribF gene encoding riboflavin biosynthesis protein RibF; this translates as MKIYEELTPCEGETAVALGSFDGLHLGHRAVISQTLGEPGLTPTVLTFADNPLCDLGGSTGGELMTREQKVQVLEEFGVRQLYLLRFSTIMNFTAEQFVKDVLMNVLHAKKVCCGFNFTFGAGGRAGSKELQQLCAAQGLRTAVAPAVLADGEPVSSTRIRALVAQGHMGGAAELLGRPYGYLAEVRHGQQLGRQLGTPTLNQEIPKTFVLPRFGVYASRVYLLGSAYCGVTNVGLRPTVDGHHVTAETWLPDYSGPEFYGETVRTDLLHFLRPEQKFPSVEALGKQIQTDGERAKDFLRRNAKELFA